GCTGCCGCTGGCGCTCGGCGGCTTCTCGTTCGGCAGCTTCGTCGTCTCGCAGGTGGCGCGCCGCCTGGCCGAGGCGGGCACGCCCGCGGAACGCCTGGCGCTGGTCGGCACCGCCACCTCGCGCTGGGATGTGGCGCCGGTGCCCGCGGACACCATCGTCATCCACGGCGAGCTGGACGATACGGTGCCGCTTGCCGCCGTGCTCGACTGGGCGCGGCCGCAGGAACTGCCGGTGATTGTCATACCCGGCGCGGATCATTTCTTTCACCGCAAGCTTCACCTGATCCGGCAGCAGATCGCGGGCGCCTGGACGCCGCGCCCGTAGCCCCGTTATTACCGTTTTCCCGGACGCTGGGCTCCCCCCGGCCGCAGCGTCGTTGTCTACCAAGCAGATCGCAGGACCCGCCATGCAGACCCGTATCCCCTCCCGAGCCCTTCCCTCCGCCGCCGTGACGCTCGTCGCGGCAGCCGTGCTTGCCGCGGCAGCGCCGGCACTGGCGCAGCCCGTCCCGGCGCCGCAGGTCGCAGCCCGCGCATGGATGCTGACCGATGTGACGAGCGGCCAGGTGCTGGGCGGCAGCAACGTAGACGAGCGCATCGAGCCCGCCTCGCTGACCAAGCTGATGACCGCGTACCTCGCCGTCGAGGCCGTGCGCGACGGCAAGCTCAAGTACGACCAGGTGCTCACCCCGACCGAGACCGTGCGCAGCGTCAAGACCGACGAGTCGCGCATGTTCCTGCAGCCCGGCAAGCCCGTCTCGGTACGCGACCTGCTGCAGGGCCTGATCGTGCAGTCGGGCAATGACGCGGCGCTGGTGCTGGCCGAGGCCGTGGGCGGCACCGAGACCAACTTCGTGATGCTGATGAACCGCGAGGCCGAACGCCTGGGCATGAAGGGCACGCACTTCATGAACGCCGCCGGCCTGCCCGACCCGAACCACTACACCACGGCGCGCGACCTGTCGATCCTGACCGCGGCGCTGATCCGCGATTTCCCCGAGGACTACAAGTTCTATTCGCAGAAGGAATTCACCTATAACAACATCAAGCAGCCCAACCGCAACCGGCTGCTGTGGATCGACCCGACGGTCGACGGCGTCAAGACCGGCCACACCAAGTCGGCGGGCTATTGCCTGATCACCTCGGCCAAGCGCCCACTGCCCGACATGCCGAACGCGAGCCGCCGCCTGCTATCGGTGATGATCGGCACCAAGAGCGAACAGGTCCGCACGCAGGAGAGCCTGAAGGTGCTCAACTACGGCTACCAGTTCTTCGACACCCTGCGCCTGTATGAAGCCAAGCAGGCGCTGCAGACGCCCGACGTCTACAAGGGCCAGGCCAAGACCGTCAAGCTCGGCGTGGCGGAAGACAAATGGATCACGGTGCCCAAGGGCTCGGGCGGCCGCCTCAAGCCGGTGCTCGAGCGCAAGGAGCCGCTGATCGCCCCGATCACGCAGGGCCAGCAGCTGGGCACGGTCAAGGTGATGGACGGCGCGACCGTGGTGCAGGAGTTCCCGGTGGTGGCGCTGGAAGCCGTGCCCGAGGCCGGATTCATCGGCCGCACCATCGATTCGATCAAGCTGTGGTTCAAGAAGAAGTAAGCCCCCCGCGACAGACCCCATGACCGACGCCAACGACACCCCCGCCACCCCGCCGCGCGAATCGCTGATCGAGTATCCGAGCGACTTCCCCATCAAGGTGATGGGCAAGATGCAGGACAACTTTGCCGAGACCATCGTGCAGCTGGTGCAGCAGTTCGATCCGGAGTTCCACACCGGCCGCATGGAGATGCGCCCATCGTCCGGAGGCAACTACCTCGGCCTGACCGTGATCGTGCGCGCCACCAGCCGCGAGCAGCTCGACGCGCTGTACCGCGCGCTGACCGCGCACCCGATGGTCAAGGTCGTGCTGTAGCCGCTCGCCGGCAAGGCACCCGGCCAACGCAAACGCCCCGGCATGACCGGGGCGTTTCTTTTATCGCGGGCCGCGGCGGCTTATCCCTTCGCGACGTGCCCTAGGCTCACCGTGGTGTCGCTCATCAGCCGGTCCAGCTTGAGCTTGAAGGCGGCGATCTCCGGCAGCAGCCACGCGCGGAAAGCCTGCATCTTGGGCGTCTGCAGCGCGCCGTGCGGACAGACGAAGTAGTAGTTCCACGGACAGGGGATCGTCACGTCGAACAGGCGCACGACACGGCCGGCCATCAGGTCGTTGAACGCCAGCGTCGGGCGGATCAGCGCAATGCCCTGCCCGGCCGCCGCCGCCTGCAGCAGCAGCGACGAGTCCTGGAACATCAGCCCGGCGCGCGGCTCGGGAAAGCCCTCCACGCCGGCCGCGTCGAACCACGGCTTCCATTGCTCGCCCTCGCTGCGCAGCAGCGTCATGCCGGCCATCTCGGCAGGCGTGCGCGGCAGCCGGCCGCCGTTGAACGTCGGGCTGCAGATCGGGAAGAACACGTCGTCGAGCAGCGTCTCCACGTACAGGCCGGGATAGTTGCCCGAGCCCATGCGCAGCGCCACGTCCACCTCCTCGCGCGCGAAGTCGACCAGCGCCGGGCTGGAGAACAGCTCCACCTCCAGCTCCGGATGCCGCTCGATGAAGGTGCCGATGTGCGGGGTCAGCCAGCGCGCCGCGAACGACGGCATGGTGCTGATGGTCAGGCGATTGTCGCGGTTGCCCGCGCGCAGCTGGTGCGTGGCCTGGGCGATCTGGTCGAGCGCGTCGCGCACGCGCTCGGCGTAGGTGCGCCCGGCGTGGGTCAGGGTGACGCGCTTGCCGCGCCGCTCGAACAGCGGCACGCCCAGTTCCTCCTCCAGTGTGCGCATCTGGTGGCTGACCGCGCCGTGCGTGACGAACAGCTCAATGGCCGCGCGCGAGAAGCTCTCGTAACGCGCGGCCGCCTCGAATACGCGCAACGCCCCCAGCGGCGGCAGCCGCATCGGCTCACGGATTTCCGCCATGTTTCCTCCTGGATTTTGTGCCGTTTTATGTGAGTTCTTTTATCAAAGAAATCAATATATATCGTTTGGTGCACCGATACCAAGCGCCTAGACTGGTTCCAACGGCAGGCCCGTGCGGATGTCGTGAAGGAGCCGATCATGAAAACTGTACTAACAAAAATTGTATTCACTCTACAGCCCGGCGAGGTGATGGCGCTGCGCATGCCGGCCGACCAGAATCTGCGCGTCGAAGAAGCCTTCGGACGCGATGTGTGGGTCACGCACGAGCACAAGGCCGCCGACGAATGGCTGCACGCCGGCGCCAGCATCGCCGTCAAGCGCGGCGAAGAAATCGTCGTGTCGGTCGACCCCAAGGCGGCAGGCCCGGCCTCGCTGGCCGTGGAAGCGCAGAATGGCCATATCCCGCGCAAATCCTGGCACGTCGCGGATGGCTGGCGCCACATGCTCGCCGCGCTCGGCTGGAACGAGCACGTCGAAACGCCGGTCGCCGCCGCCTGAGCAGGCCGTAACCCGCCGCTCTCCCCTTCCAGCCCGCGCCGCGCCATGTGCCGCGGCGCCCGATGCCGGCGCGGATGCTCACCGCGCCGGTATCGTCTTTTCCGCGCGGCAACGTCCGACCCTGCTGCCTTCCAGGACAAAGGCGGCCCGCGCCGTTGCCGGCCCTGCGCTACACTCGCGGGCATGATTCCGATCGACATCGTCGAGCGCGGCCAGCAGGACTACGCTGCCTGCTTCGACGCGATGCAGACCTTCACCGCCCAGCGCGGTCCCGACACCCCCGACACGATCTGGCTGGTCGAGCACCCGCCGGTGTTCACGCTCGGACTGGCCGGCGATCCGGCCCACCTGTTGGCGCCGGGCAACATTCCGCTGGTAAAGGTCGACCGTGGTGGACAGATCACCTATCACGGCCCCGGCCAAGTGGTGGCTTACCTCCTGCTGGATCTGCGCCGCCGCGGGCTGTTCGTGAAAGCACTGGTCGACGCCATCGAGGCGGCCGTCATCGATACGCTCGCCACGTATAATGTGGCCTCCGAACGGAAGGCCGGCGCGCCCG
The sequence above is a segment of the Ralstonia nicotianae genome. Coding sequences within it:
- a CDS encoding alpha/beta hydrolase, which translates into the protein MNVHTAERLIPGPVGNIDVSVDLPDAAPRGLALVGHPHPLFGGTKDNKVAQTLARTFVGLGYATVRPNFRSVGKTEGTHDNGIGEQDDMLAVLDWMRTQAEWSPEVATLPLALGGFSFGSFVVSQVARRLAEAGTPAERLALVGTATSRWDVAPVPADTIVIHGELDDTVPLAAVLDWARPQELPVIVIPGADHFFHRKLHLIRQQIAGAWTPRP
- a CDS encoding D-alanyl-D-alanine carboxypeptidase family protein, yielding MQTRIPSRALPSAAVTLVAAAVLAAAAPALAQPVPAPQVAARAWMLTDVTSGQVLGGSNVDERIEPASLTKLMTAYLAVEAVRDGKLKYDQVLTPTETVRSVKTDESRMFLQPGKPVSVRDLLQGLIVQSGNDAALVLAEAVGGTETNFVMLMNREAERLGMKGTHFMNAAGLPDPNHYTTARDLSILTAALIRDFPEDYKFYSQKEFTYNNIKQPNRNRLLWIDPTVDGVKTGHTKSAGYCLITSAKRPLPDMPNASRRLLSVMIGTKSEQVRTQESLKVLNYGYQFFDTLRLYEAKQALQTPDVYKGQAKTVKLGVAEDKWITVPKGSGGRLKPVLERKEPLIAPITQGQQLGTVKVMDGATVVQEFPVVALEAVPEAGFIGRTIDSIKLWFKKK
- a CDS encoding YbeD family protein, translating into MTDANDTPATPPRESLIEYPSDFPIKVMGKMQDNFAETIVQLVQQFDPEFHTGRMEMRPSSGGNYLGLTVIVRATSREQLDALYRALTAHPMVKVVL
- a CDS encoding transcriptional regulator GcvA yields the protein MAEIREPMRLPPLGALRVFEAAARYESFSRAAIELFVTHGAVSHQMRTLEEELGVPLFERRGKRVTLTHAGRTYAERVRDALDQIAQATHQLRAGNRDNRLTISTMPSFAARWLTPHIGTFIERHPELEVELFSSPALVDFAREEVDVALRMGSGNYPGLYVETLLDDVFFPICSPTFNGGRLPRTPAEMAGMTLLRSEGEQWKPWFDAAGVEGFPEPRAGLMFQDSSLLLQAAAAGQGIALIRPTLAFNDLMAGRVVRLFDVTIPCPWNYYFVCPHGALQTPKMQAFRAWLLPEIAAFKLKLDRLMSDTTVSLGHVAKG
- a CDS encoding DUF2917 domain-containing protein is translated as MKTVLTKIVFTLQPGEVMALRMPADQNLRVEEAFGRDVWVTHEHKAADEWLHAGASIAVKRGEEIVVSVDPKAAGPASLAVEAQNGHIPRKSWHVADGWRHMLAALGWNEHVETPVAAA
- the lipB gene encoding lipoyl(octanoyl) transferase LipB, which encodes MIPIDIVERGQQDYAACFDAMQTFTAQRGPDTPDTIWLVEHPPVFTLGLAGDPAHLLAPGNIPLVKVDRGGQITYHGPGQVVAYLLLDLRRRGLFVKALVDAIEAAVIDTLATYNVASERKAGAPGIYLSAGPHQGAKIAALGLKIRNGCSYHGVSLNLAMDLSPFTQINPCGYAGLETVDMVTAGARDASGRAVDAADWQRVSHVLADRLVAQLQHRANAHPAEAATA